In Falco cherrug isolate bFalChe1 chromosome 5, bFalChe1.pri, whole genome shotgun sequence, one DNA window encodes the following:
- the TAB1 gene encoding TGF-beta-activated kinase 1 and MAP3K7-binding protein 1 isoform X2 translates to MAAQRRSLLQSEQQPSWTDDLPSCHLSGVGSAPNRSYSADGKGTEGHPLEDNWLKFRSENNCYLYGVFNGYDGNRVTNFVGQRLSAELLLGQLHADHSDADVRRVLLQAFDVVERSFLESIDDALAEKASLQSQLPEGVPHHQLPPQYQKIVERLKVVEQEISGGAMAIVAVVLNNKLYIANVGTNRALLCKSTVDGLQVTQLNVDHTTENEDELFRFSQLGLDAGKIKQVGTIRGQESTRRIGDYKVKYGYTDIELLSAAKSKPIIAEPEIHGGHSLDGVTGFLVLMSEGLYKALEAAHGPGQANQEIAAMIATEFAKQTSLDAVAQAVVDRVKRIHCDTFASGGERSKFCPRHEDMTLLVRNFGYPLGEMSQPTLTPTQGGRVYPVSVPYSSSQSTSKTSVTLSLVMPSQGQMVNGAHSSSTLDEATPTLTNQSPTVTLQSTNTHTQSSSSSSDGGLFRSRPTHSLQPDEDGRVEPYVDFAEFYRLWNMDHGEQGALTVS, encoded by the exons ATGGCGGCGCAGAGGAGGAGTCTGCTGCAGAGT GAACAGCAGCCCAGTTGGACAGACGACTTGCCATCCTGCCATCTCTCTGGAGTGGGCTCAGCTCCAAACCGTTCCTACAGTGCAGATGGCAAGGGGACAGAGGGTCACCCCTTGGAAGATAACTGGTTAAAATTCAG GAGCGAGAACAACTGCTACCTCTATGGTGTCTTTAATGGCTATGATGGCAACCGAGTCACCAATTTTGTGGGTCAGAGGCTCTCTGCAGAATTGCTGCTGGGCCAGCTACATGCAGACCACAGTGATGCTGATGTGCGTCGGGTTCTGCTGCAG GCTTTTGATGTGGTAGAAAGAAGCTTCCTGGAGTCTATTGATGATGCCTTGGCAGAGAAGGCCAGTCTGCAGTCCCAGCTACCAGAG GGTGTCCCTCACCACCAACTGCCTCCTCAGTACCAGAAGATTGTGGAGAGATTGAAGGTTGTAGAGCAGGAGATCTCTGGAGGAGCCATGGCTATTGTAGCTGTTGTTCTCAATAACAAGCTTTATATCGCCAATGTGG GTACCAATCGAGCACTGTTATGCAAGTCCACGGTGGATGGGCTGCAGGTGACTCAGCTCAACGTGGACCATACGACAGAGAATGAGGATGAACTTTTTCGCTTCTCCCAGCTGG GCTTGGatgcagggaaaataaaacaagtggGAACTATTCGTGGGCAGGAAAGCACTCGGCGCATTGGAGATTACAAAGTCAAATACGGCTATACTGATATTGAACTGCTCAG TGCTGCTAAATCTAAGCCCATCATAGCAGAGCCTGAAATACATGGAGGGCACTCCCTGGATGGCGTGACTGGCTTCTTGGTGCTCATGTCTGAAGGGCTCTACAAAGCGCTGGAGGCAGCTCATGGGCCTGGGCAGGCCAACCAG GAAATTGCAGCCATGATCGCCACAGAGTTTGCCAAGCAGACATCGCTGGATGCTGTGGCACAAGCAGTAGTGGACCGGGTTAAGCGGATCCACTGTGACACTTTTGCCAGCGGTGGGGAACGATCTAAGTTCTGTCCCCGGCATGAAGACATGACGCTGCTTGTGAGGAATTTTGGGTACCCCCTGGGTGAGATGAGCCAGCCCACGCTGACACCAACACAAG GAGGCCGTGTCTACCCAGTCTCTGTGCCGTATTCCAGCTCCCAAAGCACAAGCAAAACGAGTGTCACGCTGTCTCTTGTCATGCCTTCCCAAGGCCAGATGGTCAATGGTGCCCACAGCAGCTCAACTCTGGATGAAGCCACCCCCACCCTCACAAA CCAAAGCCCAACTGTAACACTCCAGTCGACTAATACTCATACGCAGAGTAGCAGCTCAAGTTCAGACGGGGGTCTCTTCCGCTCCCGACCCACCCACTCGCTCCAGCCAGATGAAGATGGGCGTGTGGAGCCTTACGTGGATTTTGCAGAGTTTTACCGGCTTTGGAACATGGACCATGGTGAGCAGGGAGCATTGACTGTGTCCTAA
- the TAB1 gene encoding TGF-beta-activated kinase 1 and MAP3K7-binding protein 1 isoform X1 — MAAQRRSLLQSVSGTFHPGPRTGTPRKSWRCSQSSASEGKEVEQQPSWTDDLPSCHLSGVGSAPNRSYSADGKGTEGHPLEDNWLKFRSENNCYLYGVFNGYDGNRVTNFVGQRLSAELLLGQLHADHSDADVRRVLLQAFDVVERSFLESIDDALAEKASLQSQLPEGVPHHQLPPQYQKIVERLKVVEQEISGGAMAIVAVVLNNKLYIANVGTNRALLCKSTVDGLQVTQLNVDHTTENEDELFRFSQLGLDAGKIKQVGTIRGQESTRRIGDYKVKYGYTDIELLSAAKSKPIIAEPEIHGGHSLDGVTGFLVLMSEGLYKALEAAHGPGQANQEIAAMIATEFAKQTSLDAVAQAVVDRVKRIHCDTFASGGERSKFCPRHEDMTLLVRNFGYPLGEMSQPTLTPTQGGRVYPVSVPYSSSQSTSKTSVTLSLVMPSQGQMVNGAHSSSTLDEATPTLTNQSPTVTLQSTNTHTQSSSSSSDGGLFRSRPTHSLQPDEDGRVEPYVDFAEFYRLWNMDHGEQGALTVS, encoded by the exons ATGGCGGCGCAGAGGAGGAGTCTGCTGCAGAGTGTGAGTGGCACTTTCCACCCCGGTCCACGCACAGGCACCCCCCG CAAGAGCTGGAGGTGCAGCCAGAGCTCAGCTTCAGAGGGAAAGGAAGTG GAACAGCAGCCCAGTTGGACAGACGACTTGCCATCCTGCCATCTCTCTGGAGTGGGCTCAGCTCCAAACCGTTCCTACAGTGCAGATGGCAAGGGGACAGAGGGTCACCCCTTGGAAGATAACTGGTTAAAATTCAG GAGCGAGAACAACTGCTACCTCTATGGTGTCTTTAATGGCTATGATGGCAACCGAGTCACCAATTTTGTGGGTCAGAGGCTCTCTGCAGAATTGCTGCTGGGCCAGCTACATGCAGACCACAGTGATGCTGATGTGCGTCGGGTTCTGCTGCAG GCTTTTGATGTGGTAGAAAGAAGCTTCCTGGAGTCTATTGATGATGCCTTGGCAGAGAAGGCCAGTCTGCAGTCCCAGCTACCAGAG GGTGTCCCTCACCACCAACTGCCTCCTCAGTACCAGAAGATTGTGGAGAGATTGAAGGTTGTAGAGCAGGAGATCTCTGGAGGAGCCATGGCTATTGTAGCTGTTGTTCTCAATAACAAGCTTTATATCGCCAATGTGG GTACCAATCGAGCACTGTTATGCAAGTCCACGGTGGATGGGCTGCAGGTGACTCAGCTCAACGTGGACCATACGACAGAGAATGAGGATGAACTTTTTCGCTTCTCCCAGCTGG GCTTGGatgcagggaaaataaaacaagtggGAACTATTCGTGGGCAGGAAAGCACTCGGCGCATTGGAGATTACAAAGTCAAATACGGCTATACTGATATTGAACTGCTCAG TGCTGCTAAATCTAAGCCCATCATAGCAGAGCCTGAAATACATGGAGGGCACTCCCTGGATGGCGTGACTGGCTTCTTGGTGCTCATGTCTGAAGGGCTCTACAAAGCGCTGGAGGCAGCTCATGGGCCTGGGCAGGCCAACCAG GAAATTGCAGCCATGATCGCCACAGAGTTTGCCAAGCAGACATCGCTGGATGCTGTGGCACAAGCAGTAGTGGACCGGGTTAAGCGGATCCACTGTGACACTTTTGCCAGCGGTGGGGAACGATCTAAGTTCTGTCCCCGGCATGAAGACATGACGCTGCTTGTGAGGAATTTTGGGTACCCCCTGGGTGAGATGAGCCAGCCCACGCTGACACCAACACAAG GAGGCCGTGTCTACCCAGTCTCTGTGCCGTATTCCAGCTCCCAAAGCACAAGCAAAACGAGTGTCACGCTGTCTCTTGTCATGCCTTCCCAAGGCCAGATGGTCAATGGTGCCCACAGCAGCTCAACTCTGGATGAAGCCACCCCCACCCTCACAAA CCAAAGCCCAACTGTAACACTCCAGTCGACTAATACTCATACGCAGAGTAGCAGCTCAAGTTCAGACGGGGGTCTCTTCCGCTCCCGACCCACCCACTCGCTCCAGCCAGATGAAGATGGGCGTGTGGAGCCTTACGTGGATTTTGCAGAGTTTTACCGGCTTTGGAACATGGACCATGGTGAGCAGGGAGCATTGACTGTGTCCTAA